One window of Dehalobacterium formicoaceticum genomic DNA carries:
- the ilvB gene encoding biosynthetic-type acetolactate synthase large subunit: protein MTGAQAVVAGLKAEGVELVFGYPGGAALNLYDALYDSGITHILARHEQGAAHAADGYARSTGKVGVCLATSGPGATNLVTGIATANMDSVPMVFITSQVGTSLIGKDSFQEADITGITTPITKHNFLVKRPQDLMKTVKEAFYIARTGRPGPVLIDIPKDITGMEGDFTYPESINLRGYHPLFEGDPSKIEELAAAIKKAKKPMVFVGGGLRIAGAWSEFASFIEKTGIPVVSSLMGLGCFPADHELYLGMLGMHGTYTANQSVTQCDLLIGIGVRFDDRVTGLVSKFAPEALIVHMDIDPAEINKNVRTDIKILGDLKWSLPLLSQMAEPGDIAAWQKQVLAWKQERPLRFEENGDVIKPQSVVKAISDITEGSAFLVTDVGQHQMWAAQYYNSKKPRRFITSGGLGTMGYGLPAAIGAQLGNPDETVWAIAGDGGIMMNIQEIATAVEHQLPIKVVVINNQGLGMVRQWQRIFYDQRYSCSRYGTETDLAKVAEAFGAKGIKVQEPGELIPALQEANNYCGPVFIDVLVCDQENVLPMVPAGAPIDQMIGG, encoded by the coding sequence ATGACTGGTGCTCAGGCAGTCGTCGCCGGCTTAAAAGCAGAAGGGGTGGAACTGGTTTTTGGATATCCCGGCGGCGCAGCGTTAAATTTATATGATGCTCTTTATGACTCCGGTATTACCCATATTCTTGCCAGACACGAGCAAGGTGCTGCTCATGCTGCGGACGGTTATGCTCGTTCCACAGGCAAGGTGGGGGTTTGCCTGGCCACATCCGGCCCAGGGGCAACCAATTTGGTGACCGGGATTGCCACCGCTAATATGGATTCGGTTCCCATGGTGTTTATTACCTCCCAGGTAGGTACCTCTTTAATCGGCAAGGACTCCTTCCAGGAGGCGGATATTACCGGAATTACCACGCCCATTACGAAACACAATTTTTTGGTGAAACGGCCTCAGGATTTGATGAAAACTGTGAAAGAAGCTTTCTATATTGCTCGGACAGGTCGGCCGGGACCGGTATTAATTGATATTCCCAAAGATATCACTGGGATGGAAGGGGATTTTACTTATCCTGAAAGCATAAATTTGCGCGGATATCATCCTTTATTTGAAGGGGATCCTTCCAAGATCGAGGAATTAGCCGCAGCCATTAAAAAGGCTAAAAAACCAATGGTATTTGTTGGCGGCGGACTGAGAATTGCCGGGGCTTGGTCTGAGTTTGCTTCTTTTATCGAAAAAACAGGGATTCCTGTGGTATCCAGTCTCATGGGTTTAGGCTGTTTTCCTGCCGACCATGAACTATATCTGGGCATGCTGGGCATGCATGGCACTTATACGGCCAATCAAAGTGTTACCCAGTGTGACCTTTTAATCGGCATTGGTGTCAGATTTGATGACCGGGTTACCGGTCTGGTTTCCAAGTTTGCGCCGGAAGCTCTTATTGTGCACATGGATATTGATCCGGCTGAGATTAATAAAAATGTCAGAACCGATATTAAAATCCTTGGGGATTTAAAGTGGTCGCTGCCTTTACTGAGTCAAATGGCAGAGCCGGGTGATATCGCAGCATGGCAAAAGCAGGTTTTGGCTTGGAAGCAGGAAAGGCCTTTGCGTTTTGAAGAAAATGGTGATGTGATCAAACCGCAAAGTGTAGTCAAAGCTATTAGTGATATAACGGAAGGATCCGCCTTTTTGGTGACAGATGTGGGACAGCATCAGATGTGGGCGGCTCAGTATTATAACTCCAAAAAGCCCCGCAGATTTATCACCTCGGGGGGATTGGGCACCATGGGATATGGATTGCCGGCAGCCATTGGGGCGCAGTTAGGGAATCCTGATGAGACGGTGTGGGCAATCGCCGGGGATGGCGGTATTATGATGAATATTCAGGAAATCGCAACGGCGGTAGAACATCAACTGCCGATTAAAGTGGTTGTTATTAATAATCAGGGTTTGGGTATGGTACGCCAGTGGCAGAGAATATTTTATGATCAGCGATATTCTTGTTCCAGATATGGAACGGAAACGGATCTGGCCAAGGTTGCGGAGGCTTTTGGTGCTAAAGGAATAAAGGTGCAGGAACCCGGGGAATTGATTCCGGCTCTGCAGGAAGCCAATAATTATTGCGGTCCTGTGTTTATTGATGTTTTGGTTTGTGATCAGGAGAATGTATTGCCCATGGTACCCGCCGGCGCACCGATTGATCAGATGATAGGAGGTTAA
- the ilvN gene encoding acetolactate synthase small subunit has product MKHTLAVLVENRPGVLTHISGLISRRAFNIESITAGSTEESDMTRITLVVDVGNDDELEQIVNQLGKLVDVIKIINLTKVDSINRDLAMIKVWALPEHRSDIVDIVDIFRAKIVDVHPETMVIELTGEEDKIDALCEVLKGHGIIEIVRTGKIALSRSAIAAKDSKES; this is encoded by the coding sequence GTGAAACATACATTAGCCGTTCTGGTGGAAAACAGACCGGGGGTGTTAACCCATATTTCCGGTCTGATCTCCCGCCGGGCATTTAATATTGAAAGTATTACAGCCGGTTCCACCGAAGAATCGGATATGACCAGAATTACCCTGGTGGTGGATGTGGGAAATGATGACGAGCTGGAGCAGATCGTGAATCAATTGGGTAAATTAGTAGATGTCATCAAAATCATCAATCTTACCAAAGTGGATTCCATTAATCGGGATCTGGCGATGATCAAGGTTTGGGCGCTGCCTGAGCACCGCTCGGATATTGTAGACATTGTCGATATTTTTCGTGCCAAAATTGTGGATGTCCATCCGGAGACCATGGTCATCGAGTTAACCGGAGAAGAAGATAAAATTGATGCCCTCTGTGAAGTTTTGAAAGGTCACGGTATTATTGAAATTGTCCGCACCGGGAAAATTGCTTTAAGCAGAAGTGCTATTGCGGCCAAAGACAGTAAGGAGTCTTAA
- a CDS encoding aminopeptidase encodes MKDPRFNTLAENIVKYSLKIQPGEKVLIEVTGFETELAKELIQEIYQAGGLPFISIKGPEINRVLLQNTTQEHLEYIARWESQRMQEMSAYIGIRAGDNSYEMSAVPEEKMQLYMKYWVDPVHHGIRVPKTKWVVLRYPNNSMAQLAGMSTDDFSDFYFNVCNLDYRKMSQAMDPLVELLNKTDQVKITGPGTDLSFSIKGIPAIKCDGHLNIPDGEVYTAPVRDSIEGTITYNTATSYQGSTFENISFEFKQGKIIKARCNQTDKLNKILDTDEGARFIGEFALGVNPYITKPMNDTLFDEKIMGSFHFTPGSSYQDAFNGNKSAIHWDLVSIQTEAYGGGQIYFDDVLIRDNGQFVPQSLQPLNPENLK; translated from the coding sequence ATGAAAGATCCTAGATTTAATACCTTAGCCGAGAATATTGTGAAATATTCCCTGAAAATACAACCCGGTGAAAAAGTGCTTATTGAAGTGACAGGCTTTGAGACGGAACTCGCCAAGGAACTTATTCAGGAAATATATCAGGCCGGTGGTCTGCCTTTCATTTCCATTAAAGGTCCTGAAATCAACCGGGTGCTTTTACAAAATACCACTCAGGAGCATCTGGAGTACATTGCACGGTGGGAATCCCAGCGTATGCAGGAAATGAGTGCCTATATCGGCATACGGGCGGGAGATAATTCCTATGAAATGAGTGCCGTACCCGAAGAAAAAATGCAGCTATATATGAAATATTGGGTCGATCCGGTGCACCATGGGATTCGTGTCCCCAAAACAAAATGGGTAGTATTAAGATATCCTAACAATTCCATGGCTCAGTTAGCCGGAATGAGTACTGATGATTTCAGTGATTTTTATTTCAATGTTTGTAATCTGGATTATCGTAAAATGTCCCAGGCTATGGACCCCCTGGTAGAGCTTTTAAACAAAACGGATCAGGTAAAAATTACCGGACCCGGTACCGATTTAAGCTTTTCCATCAAGGGCATTCCCGCCATCAAATGTGACGGACATCTTAATATTCCCGATGGAGAAGTGTATACAGCTCCTGTGAGAGATTCCATTGAGGGAACCATTACCTATAATACGGCCACCTCTTATCAGGGAAGTACCTTCGAAAATATCTCTTTTGAATTTAAGCAGGGCAAAATCATCAAGGCCCGGTGCAATCAAACGGATAAGCTGAATAAGATCCTTGATACAGATGAAGGTGCCCGCTTCATCGGTGAATTTGCCTTAGGGGTAAACCCTTACATTACCAAGCCTATGAACGATACCCTTTTTGACGAAAAGATTATGGGCAGTTTCCATTTCACCCCCGGTTCCTCCTATCAAGATGCTTTCAACGGGAATAAGTCAGCCATCCATTGGGATTTAGTCTCCATCCAAACAGAAGCATACGGTGGGGGACAGATTTATTTTGACGATGTCCTGATCAGAGATAATGGTCAATTTGTTCCCCAAAGCCTGCAGCCTCTCAATCCGGAAAATCTAAAGTGA
- a CDS encoding phage holin family protein, with the protein MQGMIVRWVLNAIALLITAALFPGIQITDFFSALVAAVVLGVVNAVIRPIVLFLTLPLNLLTLGLFTFFINGFMLKIVDNVVVGVSIQGFWTFVFGALVLSIISGILSSLVEGQ; encoded by the coding sequence ATGCAGGGAATGATTGTACGGTGGGTCTTAAATGCCATTGCTTTGTTGATCACGGCGGCTTTGTTTCCGGGAATTCAGATCACAGATTTTTTTTCCGCCCTGGTGGCAGCGGTAGTATTGGGTGTTGTCAATGCTGTGATTCGACCGATCGTTTTATTTTTAACGCTGCCCCTTAATCTGCTTACCCTGGGGCTTTTTACCTTTTTTATCAATGGATTTATGTTGAAAATCGTTGATAATGTTGTTGTTGGGGTTTCGATTCAGGGATTTTGGACCTTTGTTTTTGGAGCCTTGGTATTATCCATTATCAGCGGCATTTTATCTTCCCTGGTAGAAGGCCAGTAA
- the argF gene encoding ornithine carbamoyltransferase translates to MAVNLKGRSLLTLMDFSTSEIRYLLDLAKDLKTKKRSGIYNYQLRGKNIVLLFEKTSTRTRCAFEVAALEEGAHVTFLDSNSSQMGKKESLEDTARVLGRFYDGIEYRGYEQSVVDELARYSGVPVWNGLTDLDHPTQILADLMTIEEHVAKPLNKVKVVYVGDTRNNMTNAWMFGCAKMGMHFVAVGPKELSPSEEIMARSQAVAQETGAILEFDSSLTGVEGADVIYTDVWASMGEEAQIPERVKLLTPYQVNAALLEKAGNPDVIFMHCLPAFHDFETRMAKEQRDKGYDIREVTDEVFRSRHSVVFDEAENRMHTIKAVLVATL, encoded by the coding sequence ATGGCAGTTAATCTAAAGGGCAGAAGTTTACTTACGCTGATGGATTTTTCCACCAGCGAGATCAGATATTTGTTGGATTTGGCCAAAGATTTGAAGACGAAAAAGAGAAGCGGGATCTATAATTATCAGCTTAGGGGAAAAAATATTGTTTTGCTGTTTGAAAAAACGTCAACCCGTACTCGATGTGCTTTTGAGGTCGCAGCTTTGGAAGAAGGAGCCCATGTTACTTTTTTGGATTCCAACAGTTCTCAAATGGGCAAAAAGGAATCCCTGGAGGATACCGCCCGGGTTTTAGGCCGCTTTTATGACGGGATTGAATATCGGGGATATGAACAATCTGTGGTTGATGAACTGGCAAGATATTCCGGCGTACCTGTGTGGAATGGTTTAACGGATTTAGATCATCCGACACAAATATTGGCGGACCTGATGACCATTGAAGAACATGTGGCCAAACCGCTCAACAAGGTGAAAGTGGTCTATGTGGGGGATACCCGCAACAATATGACCAATGCCTGGATGTTTGGCTGTGCTAAAATGGGTATGCATTTTGTGGCTGTGGGACCAAAAGAGCTTAGCCCCAGTGAAGAAATCATGGCCAGATCCCAGGCAGTGGCTCAAGAAACCGGGGCCATTTTGGAGTTCGATTCCTCTTTAACCGGGGTAGAGGGTGCAGACGTTATTTATACCGATGTTTGGGCCTCCATGGGTGAAGAAGCTCAGATTCCGGAAAGGGTAAAGCTTTTAACACCTTATCAGGTAAATGCGGCACTATTAGAGAAAGCCGGGAACCCCGACGTCATTTTCATGCATTGCCTGCCTGCCTTCCACGATTTTGAAACGAGGATGGCCAAAGAACAGCGGGATAAAGGCTATGATATTCGTGAGGTTACAGATGAGGTTTTTCGCAGCCGTCATTCCGTTGTCTTTGATGAAGCAGAAAACAGAATGCATACCATTAAAGCGGTGCTGGTGGCCACCCTTTAG
- a CDS encoding cytochrome c biogenesis CcdA family protein, producing MDYLIAFLEGMITFISPCLLPMLPVYISYFAGQEGEGSGSGTLLNAIGFVLGFTLVFVVLGAFAGTLGGFLMRYNKIVNLALGTIVILFGLNFMGLIRIPFLNTNRQLTSNISKSGFLSTMLFGMVFSVGWTPCVGAFLGSALMLAASGGETIKGIFMLLCFSLGLGIPFMLSAILINQLKSTFDLIKKHYRVINLISGGFLVLVGVMMATGLMGRLLSLLTF from the coding sequence ATGGATTATCTGATTGCTTTTTTGGAAGGAATGATTACCTTTATTTCACCCTGTTTACTGCCCATGCTTCCCGTCTATATTTCCTATTTTGCCGGGCAGGAGGGGGAGGGATCCGGATCGGGGACTTTGCTCAATGCGATAGGCTTTGTCTTGGGTTTTACTTTGGTTTTTGTTGTCCTGGGGGCCTTTGCGGGGACACTAGGCGGTTTTCTTATGAGATACAATAAGATCGTAAATCTGGCATTGGGTACGATTGTGATTCTTTTTGGATTAAATTTCATGGGACTGATCAGAATCCCATTTCTAAATACCAATCGCCAACTTACGTCAAACATTTCTAAAAGCGGCTTCTTATCTACGATGCTTTTTGGGATGGTCTTTTCGGTGGGATGGACGCCGTGTGTTGGTGCTTTTTTAGGTTCGGCTCTAATGCTGGCAGCTTCCGGAGGCGAAACGATTAAGGGGATATTTATGCTTTTATGTTTTTCATTAGGTCTGGGTATTCCTTTTATGCTCAGTGCCATTTTAATCAATCAATTAAAATCAACCTTTGACTTGATCAAAAAACATTATCGGGTGATCAATCTTATTTCTGGAGGCTTCCTGGTGCTCGTTGGTGTGATGATGGCCACAGGTCTTATGGGGAGGCTCCTCTCCCTACTAACATTTTAG
- a CDS encoding TlpA family protein disulfide reductase, with product MNRMKPLVFIILFSLLIGGAYLAYNTLTDRYQPDSAEIDAVDETREQANDPKDKKPLAPDFIVFDDRGNEVRLSGFKGKPVVLNFWASWCPPCQSEMPHFNQVYGDLKDDVAFMMVDLVDGQRETQEKGKQYIAKEGYQFPVYFDTEMSGAMAYGISSIPTTFFINREGYIVTYYQGPLDSETLKSAIELIKS from the coding sequence ATGAATCGTATGAAACCCCTTGTATTCATCATCCTGTTTTCCCTATTGATCGGTGGGGCTTATCTTGCTTATAACACCTTGACAGACCGGTATCAACCTGATTCCGCTGAGATTGATGCCGTTGATGAGACCCGGGAACAGGCTAATGATCCGAAGGATAAAAAGCCTTTAGCTCCGGATTTTATCGTCTTTGATGACCGGGGCAATGAGGTGAGGCTTTCCGGCTTCAAGGGAAAACCTGTTGTTTTGAACTTTTGGGCCTCCTGGTGTCCCCCTTGTCAAAGTGAGATGCCTCATTTCAATCAGGTATATGGTGATCTTAAAGATGATGTGGCGTTTATGATGGTAGATTTAGTTGACGGCCAGCGGGAAACCCAAGAAAAGGGTAAACAGTATATTGCCAAAGAGGGATATCAATTTCCCGTCTATTTTGATACGGAAATGAGCGGGGCAATGGCCTATGGTATTTCCAGTATACCAACAACATTTTTTATTAATAGGGAGGGATATATTGTTACCTATTACCAGGGACCTCTTGATTCCGAAACCTTAAAATCTGCCATTGAGTTAATTAAAAGTTAA
- a CDS encoding L,D-transpeptidase family protein, with product MKTIYHIRRGMLKVRKIGILLAVAVIIGASGYLYLRSVPPAHQRQLPTPSQNLPQEDKLAKSQKRAVEEDINGYGLENDLKITQNTQDHKKHRVLSLNQEEQVRLLKNISPNQMNDVLQVYNTTLPEGISDQVQYFDFKISFDYFLITGENGGEIRENPATDAPVICRVNYLDKVTLLQQAQGQDFQGSDIWYRVACSHGDKTKEGYLRSSTGIPRTFRFDKMQAAAQDLRQQLAKGALHFIRNYKNQYGAPPKKGETATDEFGYRFYHSAPAYEQADAASNFRYIPDGMLVRLLNETGDFYHISVPTFGGEYYVPKQYLDPSVTLSTLNHVVVVDRNQQNQAAFTVNEKGLNLVSYTLSTTGIPGDYSFETTLGSFKAIEKKDRFEYLQKGTSEIGGYAPFAIRFTGGAYIHGVPVAYVEQGGKKVDPGPTEYLHTIGTYPRSNMCVRNFTSHARFLYNWMDYKNGAVIVIE from the coding sequence TTGAAAACAATATATCACATCAGACGGGGGATGCTTAAGGTGCGGAAAATCGGAATATTATTAGCGGTTGCAGTGATCATCGGAGCTTCAGGTTATCTATATCTGAGGAGTGTGCCGCCAGCTCATCAAAGGCAGCTGCCAACACCTTCTCAGAATTTACCTCAAGAAGACAAGCTGGCCAAATCACAAAAGAGGGCTGTGGAAGAAGATATTAACGGGTACGGTCTTGAAAATGACCTCAAAATCACCCAAAACACACAGGATCATAAAAAACATAGGGTCTTAAGTCTCAATCAGGAAGAACAAGTAAGGCTTTTAAAAAATATCAGTCCCAATCAGATGAATGATGTTCTTCAAGTTTACAACACCACACTGCCGGAAGGAATTAGTGATCAAGTGCAATATTTTGATTTTAAAATTTCCTTTGATTATTTTTTGATAACAGGGGAGAATGGCGGGGAAATCAGAGAAAACCCGGCAACCGATGCGCCGGTAATTTGCCGGGTTAATTATTTAGATAAGGTTACACTGCTTCAGCAGGCCCAGGGGCAGGATTTTCAGGGATCTGATATTTGGTACCGGGTAGCTTGCAGTCATGGGGATAAAACAAAGGAAGGCTATCTCCGCTCATCCACAGGTATTCCCAGGACCTTCCGCTTTGACAAGATGCAGGCTGCCGCGCAAGATCTCAGGCAGCAGTTGGCCAAAGGAGCTCTGCACTTTATCAGAAATTATAAAAATCAGTACGGCGCTCCACCTAAAAAAGGGGAGACTGCAACAGATGAGTTTGGATATCGTTTTTATCATAGTGCCCCAGCTTATGAACAAGCAGATGCGGCCAGCAATTTTCGCTATATCCCGGATGGGATGCTGGTGCGGCTGCTCAATGAGACCGGTGACTTTTACCATATCAGCGTGCCTACTTTTGGCGGGGAATACTATGTACCCAAGCAGTATCTGGATCCCTCTGTTACATTAAGCACCTTGAATCATGTGGTAGTGGTGGACCGGAATCAACAAAACCAGGCAGCCTTTACAGTAAATGAAAAGGGACTGAACCTGGTTTCCTATACCCTATCTACCACAGGCATTCCGGGGGATTATTCCTTTGAAACCACTTTAGGAAGTTTCAAAGCTATTGAAAAAAAGGATCGTTTTGAATACCTGCAAAAAGGGACATCAGAAATCGGGGGTTACGCGCCCTTTGCCATTCGTTTTACCGGAGGTGCTTATATTCATGGTGTTCCGGTGGCATATGTGGAACAAGGGGGCAAAAAGGTAGACCCGGGACCCACAGAATATCTCCATACCATCGGTACATATCCCCGCTCTAATATGTGCGTACGGAATTTTACCAGTCATGCCAGGTTCCTTTATAATTGGATGGATTACAAAAACGGCGCCGTGATTGTAATTGAATAA
- a CDS encoding xanthine phosphoribosyltransferase — MELLKRKIQEEGKIISEGILKVDSFLNHQIDPLLMQAMGQEFARRFHGDKITKVLTLEASGIAIAIMTALSLQVPLIFAKKKRPSTMNDEAFLGHVHSFTKDEDIDIMVSANFLSPEDRVLIIDDFLATGEAARGMIEIVRQSGASIIGVGIVIEKAFQEGGKSLREEDIRVESLARIAKLEQGRVFFL, encoded by the coding sequence ATGGAATTATTAAAACGAAAAATTCAAGAGGAAGGAAAAATTATTTCGGAAGGAATTCTTAAGGTTGATTCTTTTTTAAACCACCAGATTGACCCTCTCCTAATGCAAGCTATGGGTCAGGAATTCGCCCGCAGATTTCACGGGGATAAAATCACAAAGGTTCTCACCCTAGAAGCATCAGGGATCGCGATTGCCATTATGACCGCCCTGTCTTTACAGGTACCCCTAATTTTTGCTAAAAAAAAGAGACCCTCCACCATGAACGATGAAGCCTTTTTAGGCCATGTTCACTCCTTTACCAAGGATGAGGATATTGACATTATGGTCTCCGCCAATTTCCTCTCCCCAGAGGATCGGGTATTGATTATCGATGACTTCCTCGCCACCGGAGAAGCTGCCCGGGGGATGATCGAAATTGTACGCCAATCCGGAGCTTCCATCATCGGTGTTGGGATCGTAATTGAAAAGGCTTTTCAAGAAGGCGGCAAATCCCTACGGGAAGAAGACATTCGGGTGGAATCCCTGGCACGCATCGCCAAGCTGGAGCAAGGCCGGGTCTTTTTTCTTTAA
- a CDS encoding ABC transporter permease → MDQLFMVTLLATAVTAGTPILLAALGEIITEKSGILNLGVEGMMLVGAVVGFMANVATQNPWLGVLMALIAGGLMALMHAFLTITLRGNQVVCGLALTIFGTGLSGFLGKSFVGIPAPASFKAFSVPLLGDLPLIGPIFFRQDALVYVSYLLVIVLALFLYKTRWGLSLRAVGENPAAADAVGISVFRIRYLSVIAGGMLAGLGGAYLSLAYAPSWLENMTAGRGWIAVALVIFATWNPVKCLVGSYIFGGLDALGFRIQTRGIDISPFFLQMLPYIATIIVLIFVSRETKTHRVSSPKALSIPYDREER, encoded by the coding sequence ATGGATCAGCTCTTTATGGTAACCTTGCTTGCCACTGCCGTAACGGCAGGTACCCCTATTCTTCTTGCTGCCTTAGGCGAAATCATTACGGAAAAATCCGGTATATTAAACCTGGGGGTGGAAGGGATGATGCTGGTAGGAGCTGTCGTGGGTTTTATGGCCAATGTTGCCACCCAAAACCCTTGGCTGGGCGTATTAATGGCATTAATCGCCGGTGGTCTTATGGCTTTGATGCATGCTTTTCTCACCATCACCCTCCGGGGGAATCAGGTGGTATGCGGTTTAGCCTTAACTATTTTCGGCACCGGATTATCCGGATTTCTAGGTAAGTCCTTTGTGGGCATCCCGGCTCCGGCTTCCTTTAAAGCTTTTTCCGTTCCTCTTTTAGGCGATCTTCCTTTGATCGGACCGATTTTTTTTCGGCAGGATGCTTTGGTCTATGTCAGTTACCTCCTGGTCATTGTGCTAGCCTTATTTTTATATAAAACGCGCTGGGGTTTATCCCTGCGGGCGGTGGGAGAAAACCCTGCCGCCGCCGATGCTGTGGGTATTAGTGTTTTCCGCATCCGATACCTCTCTGTCATTGCTGGCGGCATGCTGGCAGGATTAGGCGGAGCTTATCTTTCCCTGGCTTATGCCCCCTCCTGGCTGGAAAACATGACAGCGGGCAGGGGTTGGATCGCCGTGGCTCTGGTGATATTTGCCACCTGGAATCCGGTAAAATGCCTGGTGGGTTCCTATATTTTTGGCGGCTTAGACGCCCTAGGCTTTCGTATTCAGACGAGGGGAATCGATATCTCACCCTTTTTTCTGCAAATGCTCCCTTACATCGCTACGATAATAGTGTTAATTTTTGTATCCCGGGAAACAAAAACCCATCGAGTCTCATCCCCCAAGGCTTTAAGTATCCCTTATGACCGGGAGGAAAGATAA
- a CDS encoding ABC transporter permease, producing MKITLEKRLAPSTLMLFAVPVFSIFLALLLGGVFLVINGSNPVEIYGMLFKSAFGSSYGITESIVKAIPLMLAGLGVSLAFRMQLWNIGAEGQIYMGAVAATWVALTFPGLPAPVMIPFMLFMGFLAGALWALLPAIPRAYMNVNETITTLLMNYIAILWADYLIYGPWKDPAGFNFPLTPKFVPAAILPTLGETRIHLGLIFAIGAAIVIYILIKHTKWGYEVRVIGESPAAARYAGMNIKKNICLVLFLSGGLAGIAGMAEVSGVAGRLQHGISPGYGYTAIIVAWLARLHPATLALVSFLFGGLLVGGFAIQLIGMPAATVSMLQGLILFFVLGGQVLTNYNIKIISSPKKSASKEVE from the coding sequence ATGAAAATCACTTTGGAAAAAAGACTGGCTCCCTCAACTTTGATGTTGTTTGCTGTTCCTGTCTTTTCCATATTCCTGGCCCTTCTATTAGGGGGAGTATTTTTGGTTATCAACGGTAGTAATCCGGTCGAAATTTATGGAATGCTTTTTAAAAGTGCTTTTGGCTCCTCTTACGGCATTACGGAAAGCATCGTTAAGGCAATACCGCTGATGCTTGCTGGTTTGGGCGTATCTCTGGCCTTTCGCATGCAGCTTTGGAATATCGGGGCTGAGGGCCAAATCTATATGGGCGCTGTTGCCGCCACTTGGGTTGCCCTTACTTTTCCCGGGCTTCCCGCTCCGGTGATGATTCCTTTCATGCTTTTCATGGGATTCCTGGCCGGCGCCCTATGGGCATTGCTGCCTGCCATCCCCCGGGCTTATATGAATGTAAATGAAACGATTACCACTTTACTGATGAATTATATCGCGATCTTGTGGGCAGATTATCTGATTTACGGTCCCTGGAAAGATCCGGCGGGCTTCAATTTTCCTTTGACACCTAAATTTGTACCTGCCGCCATTTTACCCACCCTGGGGGAAACCCGTATTCATCTGGGCTTAATTTTTGCTATTGGGGCGGCGATCGTAATTTATATCTTAATCAAGCATACCAAGTGGGGTTATGAAGTGCGGGTCATCGGAGAAAGTCCTGCTGCCGCCCGTTATGCCGGTATGAACATTAAGAAGAATATTTGTCTGGTGCTGTTTTTAAGCGGCGGCTTAGCAGGAATCGCCGGCATGGCAGAGGTTTCCGGTGTCGCCGGTCGCCTCCAGCACGGCATAAGCCCCGGGTACGGTTATACGGCCATTATTGTGGCCTGGCTGGCGCGTCTCCATCCCGCAACCTTAGCTTTGGTTTCCTTTTTATTTGGGGGACTTTTGGTGGGGGGATTTGCCATTCAACTGATTGGGATGCCTGCCGCCACCGTCAGTATGCTCCAAGGTTTAATTTTGTTTTTTGTTTTAGGGGGACAGGTGCTCACCAATTATAATATTAAAATAATCAGTTCCCCCAAAAAATCGGCATCAAAGGAGGTAGAATAA